In Melospiza melodia melodia isolate bMelMel2 chromosome 20, bMelMel2.pri, whole genome shotgun sequence, a single genomic region encodes these proteins:
- the ANAPC7 gene encoding anaphase-promoting complex subunit 7 encodes MSVVEHVREMAAAGLHSNVRLLSGLLLTMSGNNPELFSPSQKYQLLVYHADSLFHDKEYRNAVSKYTMALQQKKALSKTSKVRPSTGNAASTPQSQCLPSEIEVKYKMAECYTMLKQDKDAIAILDGIPSRQRTPKINMMLANLYKKAGQERSSVTSYKEVLRQCPLALDAILGLLSLSVKGAEVASMTINIIQSIPNLDWLSVWIKAYAFVHTGDNTRAINTICSLEKKSLLRDNVDLLGSLADLYFRAGDNKNSILKFEQAQMLDPYLIKGMDVYGYLLAREGRLEDVENLGCRLFNISDQHAEPWVVSGCHSFYSKRYSRALYLGAKAIQLNSNSVQALLLKGAALRNMGRVQEAIIHFREAIRLAPCRLDCYEGLIECYLASNSIREAMVMANNVYKTLGANAQTLTLLATVCLEDPVTQEKAKTLLDKALTQRPDYIKAVVKKAELLSREQKYEDGIALLRNALANQSDCVLHRILGDFLVAVNEYQEAMDQYSIALSLDPNDQKSLEGLQKMEKEESPTDATQEEDVDDMEGSGEEGDLEGSDSEAAQWADQEQWFGMQ; translated from the exons ATGAGTGTGGTGGAGCACGTGCGCGAGATGGCGGCCGCCGGGCTGCACTCGAACGTGCGGCTGCTCAGCGGGCTGCTCCTCACCATGAGCGGCAACAACCC GGAGCTGTTCTCTCCCTCTCAGAAGTACCAGCTCCTTGTGTACCATGCAGACTCCCTGTTCCACGACAAGGAGTACAGGAATGCTGTCAGCAAGTACACCATGGCCTTACAGCAGAAAAAAGCCTTAAGTAAAACCTCCAAAGTCAGGCCTTCCACTGGGAATGCTGCATCAACACCCCAGAGCCAG TGTTTACCATCAGAAATTGAAGTGAAATACAAAATGGCTGAATGTTACACGATGCTGAAGCAAGATAAAGATGCCATTGCTATTCTTGATGGGATTCCTTCCAGGCAGAGAACTCCAAAG ATCAACATGATGCTGGCAAACCTGTACAAGAAGGCCGGCCAGGAGCGCTCCTCGGTGACGAGCTACAAGGAGGTGCTGAGGCAGTGTCCCTTGGCCCTGGATGCCATCCTGG GTTTGCTCTCACTGTCAGTGAAGGGAGCAGAAGTGGCCTCCATGACCATCAACATCATCCAGAGCATTCCCAACCTGGACTGGCTCTCGGTGTGGATCAAGGCTTACGCCTTTGTGCATACTGGAGACAACACCAGAGCCATAAACACCATTTG CTCTTTAGAGAAGAAGTCATTGCTGAGGGATAATGTGGACTTGCTGGGGAGCTTAGCAGACCTGTACTTCAGAGCTGGAGATAATAAAAACTCTATCCTGAAATTTGAACAAGCACAAATGCTGGATCCTTACCTAATAAAAG GAATGGATGTTTATGGTTATTTATTGGCACGGGAGGGTCGGCTGGAGGATGTGGAGAACTTGGGCTGCCGGCTCTTCAACATTTCTGACCAGCATGCAGAGCCCTGGGTGGTGTCTGG GTGTCACAGTTTCTACAGCAAACGCTACTCCCGTGCCTTGTACCTGGGAGCCAAAGCAATCCAGCTGAACAGCAACAGtgtgcaggctctgctgctgaaGGGAGCTGCCCTGAGGAACATGGGCCGGGTGCAGGAGGCCATCATCCACTTCAGGGAGGCCATCAGGCTGGCACCCTGCCGCCTGGACTGCTAcgagg GTCTCATCGAGTGTTACCTGGCGTCCAACAGCATCCGCGAGGCCATGGTGATGGCAAACAACGTGTACAAAACCCTGGGGGCAAACGCACagaccctcaccctgctggccaccGTCTGCCTGGAGGACCCAGTCACGCAGGAAAAGGCAAAAACATTGCTGGACAAAGCTCTCACACAAAGACCTGACTACATTAAAGCTGTGGTAAAGAAAGCAGAACTTCTCA GCAGAGAGCAGAAGTATGAGGATGGGATTGCCCTGCTGAGGAATGCCCTGGCCAACCAGAGCGACTGCGTCCTGCACCGCATCCTGGGCGACTTCCTGGTGGCTGTCAACGAGTAccaggaggccatggaccagtaCAGCATTGCCCTGAG TTTGGATCCAAATGATCAGAAGTCACTGGAAGgattgcagaaaatggagaaagaGGAAAGTCCAACAGATGCCACCCAGGAGGAAGATGTGGATGACATGGAGGGGAGTGGAGAAGAGGGGGAcctggagggcagtgacagtgaagcAGCTCAGTGGGCAGATCAGGAACAGTGGTTTGGGATGCAGTAA
- the ARPC3 gene encoding actin-related protein 2/3 complex subunit 3 has translation MLYPSEHSTFGALLCSLHGVPRAAGWAVLERHGRERNSWERSIAAPLRNPPGPGSAPVERCLPVAALRTGTALPAAPFPVRCLRGGARLPLPLLAPPLPLPHFLQRRRRRKLCARFPARFAPLPSRPAPPSRLLPFEMPAYHSTLMDSDTKLIGNMALLPIRSQFKGPAPRETKDTDIIDEAIYYFKANVFFKNYEIKNEADRTLIYVTLYISECLKKLQKCNSKGQGEKEMYTLGITNFPIPGEPGFPLNAIYAKPANKQEEEVMRAYLQQLRQETGLRLCDKVFDPQSDKPSKWWICFVKRQFMNKSLSGPGQ, from the exons ATGCTGTATCCGTCTGAACACAGCACGTTTGGAGCCCTCTTGTGTTCCTTACACGGAGTGCCCCGTGCCgccggctgggctgtgctggaaaGGCACGGGAGGGAGAGAAACAGCTGGGAGCGAAGCATCGCGGCACCCCTTCGGAACCCTCCCGGTCCCGGCAGTGCCCCGGTGGAGCGGTGCCTCCCGGTGGCCGCTCTCCGCACGGGCACAGCGCTGCCCGCCGCTCCCTTCCCGGTGCGCTGCCTGCGGGGCGGTGCGCGGCTCCCGCTTCCCCTCCTCGCACCGCCTCTGCCGCTGCCTCATTTCCTGCAGCGTAGGCGGAGGAGGAAGCTCTGTGCCCGCTTTCCTGCCCGGTTCGCCCCGCTCCCCTCCCGCCCGGCTCCACCGAGCCGCCTCCTGCCCTTCGAGATGCCG GCTTACCACTCCACTTTAATGGACTCAGACACCAAGCTAATTGGGAACATGGCACTGTTACCCATCAGAAGCCAGTTCAAGGGCCCAGCACCTCGAGAAA CTAAGGACACAGATATTATAGATGAAGCCATCTACTACTTCAAAGCTAATGTTTTCTTCAAAAATTATGAAATTAAG AATGAGGCTGACAGAACACTGATCTATGTCACCCTCTACATTTCTGAGTGCCTGAAAAAGCTGCAGAAG TGTAACTCCAAAGGCCAGGGAGAGAAGGAGATGTACACACTGGGAATCACCAACTTCCCAATCCCAGGGGAGCCTGGCTTTCCTCTGAACGCCATTTACGCCAAACCTGCCAACAagcaggaggaag AGGTGATGAGGGCCTACCTGCAGCAGCTGAGGCAAGAAACCGGCCTCCGCCTGTGTGACAAAGTGTTTGATCCTCAGAGCGACAAGCCAAGCAAG TGGTGGATCTGCTTTGTGAAGAGGCAGTTCATGAACAAGAGTCTCTCAGGCCCTGGGCAGTGA
- the GPN3 gene encoding GPN-loop GTPase 3 → MPRYAQLVMGPAGSGKSTYCSTMVQHCEALGRAVQVVNLDPAAELFSYPVMADIRELIEVDDVMEDESLRFGPNGGLVFCMEYFANNFSWLEESLGHVEDDYVLFDCPGQIELYTHLPVMKQLVEQLQQWEFRVCGVFLVDSQFMVESFKFISGILAALSAMISLEIPQINVMTKMDLLSKKAKKEIEKYLDPDMYSMIEDSTNILKSKRFKKLTKSICGLIDDYGMVRFLPLDRSDEESINIVLQHIDFTIQYGEDLEFKEPKECEEDKSPLVDEYFQDHVDE, encoded by the exons ATGCCCCGGTACGCGCAGCTGGTGAtgggcccggcgggcagcgggaaG AGCACGTACTGCTCCACCATGGTGCAGCACTGCGAGGCGCTGGGCCGCGCCGTGCAGGTGGTGAACCTGGACCCGGCGGCCGAGCTCTTCAGCTACCCCGTCATGGCAG ATATCCGTGAGCTGATAGAAGTGGATGATGTCATGGAAGATGAGTCCCTGAGGTTTGGCCCCAATGGTGGCTTGGTGTTTTGCATGGAATACTTTGCCAATAACTTCagctggctggaggagagcctcgGGCACGTGGAGGATGACTATGTTTTGTTTGATTGCCCAG GTCAGATCGAGCTCTACACACACCTGCCAGTGATGAAGCAGTtggtggagcagctgcagcagtgggAATTCCGTGTCTGTGGAGTTTTCCTTGTGGATTCTCAGTTCATGGTGGAATCTTTCAAG TTTATTTCTGGAATCCTGGCAGCTCTCAGTGCAATGATCTCTTTGGAGATCCCACAGATTAACGTCATGACCAAAATGGATTTGCTGAGCAAGAAAGCCAAGAAGGAAATAGAAAA GTACTTGGATCCAGATATGTATTCTATGATTGAAGATTCTACAAATATACTGAAAAGCAAAAGGTTTAAAAAGCTGACCAAATCTATATGTGGATTG ATTGATGACTATGGCATGGTTCGGTTCCTGCCTTTGGATCGCTCTGATGAGGAGAGCATCAACATCGTCCTGCAGCACATCGACTTCACCATTCAGTACGGAGAGGATCTGGAATTTAAAGAACCAAAG GAATGTGAAGAAGATAAATCTCCTCTTGTGGATGAATACTTTCAAGATCATGTGGATGAGTAA
- the DENR gene encoding density-regulated protein isoform X1, translated as MQEVGDMATDVAEPVVPECRGDGRSGARSDADYPLRVLYCGVCSLPTEYCEYMPDVTKCRQWLEKNFPDEFAKLTVENSPKQEAGVGEGQGNVGGGEEEEKKKQKRGGRGQIKQKKKTVPQKVTIAKIPRAKKKYVTRVCGLATFEIDLKEAQRFFAQKFSCGASVTGEDEIIIQGDFTDDIIDVIQEKWPEVDDDSIEDLGEVKK; from the exons ATGCAAGAG gtCGGTGACATGGCCACGGATGTGGCCGAGCCCGTGGTCCCTGAGTGCAGAGGGGACGGCAGGAGCGGAGCCAGGTCCGACGCTGATTATCCCCTGAGGGTGCTCTACTGTGGAG TCTGTTCGTTGCCAACAGAG TACTGTGAATACATGCCTGATGTGACTAAATGCAGACAATGGTTAGAAAAGAATTTTCCAGATGAGTTTGCAAAACTTACAGTAG AAAATTCACCTAAACAGGAAGCTGGGGTTGGAGAAGGCCAAGGAAAtgtgggaggaggagaagaagaggagaagaagaagcaaaAGAGAG GTGGAAGAGGTCAGataaaacagaagaagaagactgTACCACAGAAAGTTACGATAGCTAAAATTCCCAGAGCAAAGAAAAAATACGTCACGAGAGTGTGTGGCCTTGCCACATTTG AGATTGATCTTAAGGAAGCACAAAGGTTTTTTGCTCAGAAATTTTCCTGCGGTGCCTCAGTAACAGGAGAAGATGAAATCATCATTCAGGGGGACTTCACAGATGACATTATTGATGTCATCCAGGAGAAGTGGCCTGAG GTCGATGATGACAGCATTGAAGATCTTGGAGAAGTCAAGAAGTGA
- the DENR gene encoding density-regulated protein isoform X2 has protein sequence MATDVAEPVVPECRGDGRSGARSDADYPLRVLYCGVCSLPTEYCEYMPDVTKCRQWLEKNFPDEFAKLTVENSPKQEAGVGEGQGNVGGGEEEEKKKQKRGGRGQIKQKKKTVPQKVTIAKIPRAKKKYVTRVCGLATFEIDLKEAQRFFAQKFSCGASVTGEDEIIIQGDFTDDIIDVIQEKWPEVDDDSIEDLGEVKK, from the exons ATGGCCACGGATGTGGCCGAGCCCGTGGTCCCTGAGTGCAGAGGGGACGGCAGGAGCGGAGCCAGGTCCGACGCTGATTATCCCCTGAGGGTGCTCTACTGTGGAG TCTGTTCGTTGCCAACAGAG TACTGTGAATACATGCCTGATGTGACTAAATGCAGACAATGGTTAGAAAAGAATTTTCCAGATGAGTTTGCAAAACTTACAGTAG AAAATTCACCTAAACAGGAAGCTGGGGTTGGAGAAGGCCAAGGAAAtgtgggaggaggagaagaagaggagaagaagaagcaaaAGAGAG GTGGAAGAGGTCAGataaaacagaagaagaagactgTACCACAGAAAGTTACGATAGCTAAAATTCCCAGAGCAAAGAAAAAATACGTCACGAGAGTGTGTGGCCTTGCCACATTTG AGATTGATCTTAAGGAAGCACAAAGGTTTTTTGCTCAGAAATTTTCCTGCGGTGCCTCAGTAACAGGAGAAGATGAAATCATCATTCAGGGGGACTTCACAGATGACATTATTGATGTCATCCAGGAGAAGTGGCCTGAG GTCGATGATGACAGCATTGAAGATCTTGGAGAAGTCAAGAAGTGA
- the CCDC62 gene encoding coiled-coil domain-containing protein 62 isoform X1, with translation MSSSVQRSASPQAFSPDHKNSIIRRQRQELKLLISELKDRDKELNDMVEVHERHIQAWEDDRQKILTLAERCSVLTSELNERNAIIKSLTKKLKLLESQHNDSKITLESTQQKFKELTQKVTDSSVHCQALEEKNQSLHCSVLELSAKTGQLQAREQELLSMLQMKDKALIETTDQITEVTSKFKTLENALRTAKLDEFTRNREHQDLKVTLNDVMSQVNKMKDILSEKMKESSKNQEEISHLKQENGCLRSELILAVEEAQRKDQLFQFAKSKQVRIERELSSLRQVCVKQQRDLHFLHVNFDSSQESRQKLENASSGKSSGATFSASESPSSKTDKGRTEGSHGMCEECGTAPVPASRVKATPEMCEVDNRQLLNASDLETASALLNHCQKAVKGLALPVEEGEKQDVTSSFDELDSEKFHEVNNTRPLRNREIGENEVKSRDQKTFEVSLPSYDRWLKIKSRVDLQSTLIQSSTTSDKTDNGNKTWEERSDTESGQKSTETPATCKSDSESSISNFILIKDTQWKPLSDLEWLEIFKPKKRDGNTSRGRDYSCLETAQEMKCTCSQSEESVDLDSLRLASPLLASSEKSNKTQSSGKLSDLDSPLDINDLAVTKPTKRYCMNTDTSSLFWKLERSLAQSRQMLTDLELSLLHTSIPNTTNKNKRKKLVPTQR, from the exons ATGAGTTCATCAGTACAGCGTTCTGCTTCGCCCCAG GCATTTAGCCCCGATCACAAGAACAGCATCATTAGGAGGCAGAGACAGGAGCTCAAGCTTTTAATTTCAGAACTGAAAGATCGTGACAAGGAGCTCAATGACATGGTGGAAGTGCACGAGAGACACATCCAGGCCTGGGAAGATGATCGCCAAAAAATACTGACTTTAGCAGAACGATGCAGCGTGTTAACTA GTGAGCTGAACGAGAGAAATGCCATTATAAAATCACTGACTAAAAAGTTAAAGTTATTAGAATCCCAGCATAATGACAGTAAGATAACACTCGAAAGCACACAACAGAAGTTTAAAGAGCTCACTCAAAAAGTCACAGATTCATCTGTTCACTGCCAGGCTCTGGAG GAGAAAAATCAGAGTCTCCACTGCTCAGTTTTGGAACTGTCAGCTAAAACAGGCCAGCTGCAGGCCAGGGAGCAGGAGCTTCTCTCTATGCTTCAGATGAAG GACAAGGCCTTAATTGAAACAACTGATCAGATTACTGAGGTCACCTCTAAATTTAAAACCCTGGAGAATGCCCTGCGTACAGCAAAGCTGGATGAATTCACTCGCAACAGGGAGCACCAGGACCTCAAGGTGACACTCAACGATGTCATGAGCCAAGTAAATAAGATGAAAG ACATCCTCTCTGAAAAGATGAAAGAGAGCAGCAAGAACCAGGAAGAAATCAGTCACCTGAAACAGGAAAATGGCTGCTTGAGGAGTGAGCTAATCCTGGCAG TGGAAGAAGCCCAGAGGAAGGATCAACTTTTTCAGTTTGCCAAGTCCAAGCAAGTGCGGATTGAGAGGGAATTGTCCAGTTTGCGACAG GTCTGTGTGAAACAGCAGCGGGACTTGCACTTCCTCCATGTCAACTTTGATAGCTCTCAGGAATCCAGGCAAAAACTTGAAAATGCATCGAGTGGAAAGAG CTCAGGGGCCACATTCTCTGCCTCTGAAAGCCCCAGCAGCAAGACAGACAAGGGTAGGACTGAGGGCAGCCACGGGATGTGCGAGGAGTGTGGAACTGCACCAGTTCCAGCAAGTAGGGTAAAAGCCACCCCTGAGATGTGTGAAGTAGATAATAGACAGTTACTGAATGCTTCAGACTTGGAAACTGCCTCAGCGTTGTTAAACCACTGTCAAAAGGCTGTGAAAGGCTTGGCCCTGCCTGtggaagaaggagaaaagcaggaTGTTACATCAAGCTTTGATGAGCTAGACAGTGAAAAATTTCATGAGGTAAACAACACGAGGCCATTGAGAAACAGGGAAATTGGAGAGAATGAAGTGAAAAGCAGAGACCAAAAAACCTTTGAGGTGTCTTTGCCTTCATATGATCGTTGGCTTAAAATCAAATCTCGTGTAGATTTGCAAAGCACTTTAATCCAGAGCAGCACCACGTCTGACAAAACTGATAATGGAAACAAAACCTGGGAAGAGAGATCTGACACTGAGTCTGGCCAAAAAAGCACAGAGACTCCTGCCACTTGCAAGTCTGACTCTGAGTCCAGTATTAGTAACTTCATTTTAATTAAAGACACACAGTGGAAGCCACTCTCAGATCTGGAATGGCTGGAGATTTTCAAGCCCAAAAAGAGAGATGGAAATACAAGCCGTGGAAGAGATTACAGCTGTTTGGAGACTGCACAAGAGATGAAATGTACCTGCTCACAAAG tgaaGAAAGCGTGGATCTGGATTCCCTCCGCTTGGCTTCTCCTCTCTTGGCATCCTCTGAGAAGAGCAACAAGACTCAAAGTTCTGGGAAATTATCTGATTTGGATTCCCCTCTGGACATCAATGACCTGGCAGTGACCAAACCAACAAAGAGATACTGCATGAACACA